Proteins encoded by one window of Sphaerodactylus townsendi isolate TG3544 linkage group LG02, MPM_Stown_v2.3, whole genome shotgun sequence:
- the LOC125427130 gene encoding olfactory receptor 1020-like, with product MAETNFTTITEFILLGFSDNQKLQLVPFMVFLLIYLLILVGNIGMVTLISIDSRLHTPMYFFLSNLSVLDICYSSVIAPRSLIAFVAEIKTISFTGCAMQFFFFCIAVSCECCLLAVMAYDRFIAICNPLLYTAVMSKRLCKLLVTGSYLTGCTNAVVQTTLIFNLSFCGSNIINHFFCDVPPILKLSCSDTHVIDIVHFTFSTAIVSVTLLTILVSYTYILIAIIRINSAEGRHKAFSTCASHLTAVIVFYGTAIFMYLRPTSKYSMQQDKIISVFYTLAIPMLNPLIYSLRNKEVKDAFKRLLERKAIFQRQ from the coding sequence ATGGCAGAGACAAACTTCACCACCATAACAGAATTCATTTTGTTGGGATTCTCAGATAaccagaagctacagttggttCCCTTTATGGTATTCTTATTGATCTACTTGTTGATCCTGGTGGGAAATATTGGCATGGTGACATTAATCAGCATTGACTCCAGGCTTCATACTCCCATGTACTTTTTTTTAAGCAATCTGTCAGTCTTAGATATTTGTTACTCCAGTGTCATTGCTCCTAGGAGCCTGATAGCCTTTGTAGCTGAAATCAAAACGATTTCATTCACTGGCTGCGCCatgcagtttttctttttctgcattgctgtgtcCTGTGAATGCTGTCTGCTAGCTGTGATGGCATACGATCGTTTCATAGCCATTTGCAACCCCCTGTTGTATACTGCTGTCATGTCCAAGAGGCTCTGCAAACTGCTAGTGACTGGTTCATATCTAACAGGTTGTACGAATGCTGTGGTTCAGACTacattgatttttaatttgtCCTTTTGTGGCTCAAACATCATCAACCATTTCTTCTGTGATGTGCCCCCCATCCTAAAGCTTTCTTGTTCAGACACACATGTGATTGATATAGTTCATTTCACTTTCTCTACAGCAATTGTAAGTGTTACTCTCCTGACCATTCTTGTCTCTTACACTTATATACTCATTGCAATCATTAGAATCAACTCAGCAGAGGGCAGGCATAAAGCCTTCTCTACCTGTGCCTCCCACCTGACAGCTGTCATTGTTTTCTATGGAACTGCCATTTTCATGTACTTAAGGCCCACTTCAAAATATTCCATGCAACAGGACAAAATTATCTCTGTGTTTTATACCCTTGCAATACCCATGCTGAATCCACTAATCTACAGTTTGAGAAATAAGGAAGTAAAAGATGCTTTCAAGAGACTACTagaaagaaaagccatctttCAGAGACAGTAG
- the LOC125427375 gene encoding olfactory receptor 1020-like, with the protein MNQNVTEFILLGFMDHPELQVPLFMLFLIIYLTSLVGNIGIIILTKIDAQLHTPMYFFLRNLSIVDIGYSTAIGPKLLATFVTEGKSISFTGCAVQFYFFALFITTEGCLLAVMAYDRFIAICNPLLYFVIMSKKFCTILLVGAYTCGFASSSVQTILIFRLSFCNSNIINHFFCDVPSMLKLSCSDIHVTHTVHFILSTIIALTTFLIVLISYIAIVFAILKIHSAQGKFKAFSTCASHLTTVTIFFGTIMFMYIRPGSNFSVDQDKIVSMFYTLVISFLNPLIYSLRNKDVKDAVNRIAGRVIH; encoded by the coding sequence ATGAATCAAAATGTGACTGAGTTCATCCTTCTTGGATTCATGGATCACCCGGAGCTTCAGGTGCCCCTCTTCATGCTGTTTCTTATCATCTATCTTACCAGTCTGGTGGGGAATATTGGGATAATCATATTGACCAAGATAGATGCTCAGCTACACACTCCCATGTACTTTTTTCTCAGAAACCTCTCCATTGTAGACATTGGCTATTCTACTGCAATTGGCCCCAAGTTGCTGGCAACCTTTGTGACTGAGGGTAAAAGCATTTCCTTCACAGGATGTGCTGTGCAATTTTACTTTTTTGCTCTCTTTATCACCACTGAAGGCTGTCTTCTGGCTGTGATGGCATATGATCGTTTCATAGCCATCTGCAACCCGTTGCTCTACTTCGTGATTATGTCTAAGAAATTTTGCACCATATTACTGGTAGGAGCATATACCTGTGGTTTTGCAAGTTCTTCTGTTCAAACCATTTTGATATTTCGTTTATCTTTCTGCAATTCAAACATCATTAATCATTTTTTCTGTGATGTTCCCTCAATGCTTAAGTTATCCTGTTCAGATATCCATGTCACTCACactgtacatttcattttatcCACTATAATTGCACTGACTACTTTTTTGATTGTCTTGATCtcttacattgccattgtttttgcCATCCTAAAGATCCACTCTGCCCAGGGTAAATTCAAAGCCTTCTCCACCTGTGCTTCCCATCTAACCACTGTTACCATTTTCTTTGGAACCATCATGTTCATGTATATTCGCCCTGGTTCCAATTTCTCAGTGGATCAGGACAAAATTGTATCTATGTTTTACACACTTGTGATTTCCTTTCTCAATCCACTAATCTACAGCCTTAGGAACAAAGATGTAAAGGATGCTGTGAACAGAATAGCAGGCAGGGTAATTCACTGA
- the LOC125427089 gene encoding olfactory receptor 1019-like produces MERKKFIQLMEGLNQTTVTEFIFVGFMDHPDLQFPLFVLFLGIYIVTLVGNLGMIVLIQLDARLHTPMYFFLSNLSTVDVGYSSVIAPKMLAIFISANRTISFIECAIQFYFFCIFVTNECCLLGVMAYDRFVAICNPLLYSTAMSKRLCVLLVIVSYITGFVNSTTQTIFIFSLSFCDSNIINHFFCDIPPILKLSCSDIHNTDIVHFTLSSVVVISTIVIVLVSYAYILTTILKIRSAEGRHKAFSTCGSHLVAVTIFYGTLIFMYLRPTSGYTTDQDKIISVFYTLVIPMLNPLIYSLRNKEVKEALKRIVYRKTFCQ; encoded by the exons atGGAAAGGAAAAAGTTCATACA ACTGATGGAAGGACTGAATCAAACCACTGTAACAGAATTCATTTTTGTAGGCTTCATGGACCATCCAGATCTGCAATTCCCTCTCTTTGTATTATTCCTTGGCATTTACATTGTCACTCTAGTTGGGAACCTGGGAATGATTGTTTTAATCCAGCTTGATGCCCGTCTTCATACTCCCATGTATTTCTTTCTCAGTAACTTGTCAACTGTAGATGTTGGTTACTCATCTGTCATTGCCCCTAAGATGCTTGCAATCTTCATATCTGCCAACAGAACTATTTCCTTCATTGAATGTGCTATACAGTTTTATTTCTTCTGCATCTTTGTGACAAATGAATGTTGTCTGTTGGGTGTGATGGCCTATGACCGCTTTGTAGCCATTTGCAATCCATTGCTTTATAGCACTGCAATGTCTAAGAGGCTTTGTGTCCTTCTTGTTATTGTATCATACATAACTGGGTTTGTGAATTCCACTACACAAACCATTTTTATATTTAGCTTGTCTTTCTGTGACTCCAATATAATCAACCATTTCTTCTGTGATATCCCTCCCATTCTGAAGCTATCATGCTCTGACATACACAACACAGACATAGTTCATTTTACCTTGTCTTCAGTAGTTGTTATAAGCACTATTGTCATTGTCCTGGTGTCCTATGCTTACATTCTCACCACTATCTTGAAGATCCGGTCTGCTGAGGGCAGGCACAAGGCATTCTCTACTTGTGGTTCACACCTAGTAGCTGTCACTATATTCTATGGGACCCTAATCTTTATGTATTTACGTCCCACTTCAGGTTACACAACAGACCAAGACaaaattatttctgtattttataCCTTAGTGATACCCATGCTAAACCCCCTGATTTATAGTTTAAGAAACAAGGAGGTAAAAGAAGCCTTGAAAAGGATAGTATACAGAAAAACCTTCTGTCAGTGA